Within the Salmo salar chromosome ssa12, Ssal_v3.1, whole genome shotgun sequence genome, the region TTGGCAAACAATGTCTTTTGAAAAGCTTTTCATTACAAGTGTTTTTTTGTTGCCTTGTGGAATCTGTTCCTGGGCTTGCAGCCACATGCCTGCTTACAATTCTCTTTGTAGATATACGGTATCAGGGATAAATAGCTTCAGTGTGATCGCTCTCTCTcgtcctttctctcactctccccctttctctctcagctctgaACTGTTGTGAAGGGGACATCCTGCTCCTGTTGGATTCTTCAGGAAGTGTGTCATCCTATGAGTTCTCTCGCCTGCTGCGCTTCCTGTCTGAACTGCTCCTCCCCTTCTCACTGGGGCAGGGCCAGGTGAGGGTGGGGTTGCTGCAGGTGGGCACTGAGCCACACCTGGAGTTTGGTCTGGACGCCCACAGCACCCAGCCTGGCCTGCAGGGGGCACTGCAGAGGACCAGGCAGCTCCAGGGGGACACCAACACTGAGGCTGCCCTCACACTGGCACAGGGGCTGCTAGCCAGGACTGGAGCTGGGGATGAAACAAAGCTCCCTAAGGTGCTGGTGTGGCTAACGGACGGGGTAGAGCCGGGAGTAGTGGATGGACCAATGGCAGAGCTGAGAACGGCGGGCGTGTCCGtgctggctgtctctacaggacACGGGAACTACCAGGTGCTGCGGAGGGTGGTGACCGCACCCATCGAGTCCCACCTGTACTTTGTGGACATCGATGACATCAGCATCAtcacagaggacctgagggaggCCATCATTGGTGTGTGGGGCggggttgagggagggagggagggagggagggagggagggagggagggagggagggagggagggagggagggagggagggagggagggagggagggagggagggagggagggggaggagggagggagggtagtgaCTCACAAAGGGTGGATACAAAGACAGAGGAAATAGATGACAATatgtgaaataaaacaatttgcCCTTCAAACAGCACAGCATTGTATAAAACCATTCAGCACACATAGTTTTCACTTCTAACACTACAACAGAGGTGGGACTATGCTGCTTGACTAGAACTGAGTTGCCAGACTCAAGTATTTATAGACGGTCCTGAGATTGCAGCCTTTGTATTGTCCATGCAAACTCCCCACCTGAGGTGATGTCTTTCCCcgcacccctctttctctctcttagagCTGATCCATGCTGAGGGCCTGCGGGTGGTAGAGGTGTCCTCCCACAGTGCCGTGCTGCAGTGGCGTCCTGTCCTCAGTGCCAACACAGGCTTCTATGAGATCCACTACAATTCTATGCTGCCAGGTGGCGGGAAGGGTCAGCCTAGTGGCGGGGCCAGCAGCGGGGTGCAGTACCACAGACGGACCCTCCCTGGGGATGCCAGCTGGATAGAGCTGAGTGGTCTGCAACCAGACACCAGCTACACCGCCTCCCTCAACCCAAAGTCCAACCAGGACTACCTCAACACCCTCAGTGCCAACTTCACCACACTGCCCGGTGAGAGGGCGGGAGGAagggagactgggagaggaggaagagaggatggaAAGAAAGGGATTGGAATAGATGTCAGGAATGTGGGAGTGGAATATAAAGTTCAGTGACATGGTAGAAATATGAAATATGAATAGTCTAATAGAAAATCAACACTGGTAGTTAATCTTTTTACATTATTGAACAACTTGTTGTGCATAATAATAATCTATTTTATTTTTCTGTCAtccccctcccctttcctccctgtcctctcctctcacacACCCTAGAGGTGTTGAGCCCAGCGGTGGTCACGGTGTCAGACTCAGGTCCTGACAGGGTGCGAGTGAGCTGGGGTCCTCTGCAGCCTGAGCAGGTCCAGAGGTACCAGATAGAGTATGGAGCTCTACCCAGTGGACAGGTCCACATGGTTATGCTACACGGACATCAGAATACCACTCTGCTCACTGGTCTAAAGCAAGAGACACAATACCTGGTCACCATCAGCGCCCTGTACTCCACTGGCAAAGAGAAGGCTTTGTCTGTCAAGGCCTGCACTCAGGAGGGTaagatgtgtgtgtttttgttcaccctctgaatggcagacatacacaatccatgtttcagttgtctcaaggcttaaaaatccttctttaaactgtcctccccttcatctacactgattgaagtggatttaacatgtgacatcaataagggatcacagcttttaCCTGCATTCACctcgtcagtctatgtcatggaaagag harbors:
- the LOC106565647 gene encoding von Willebrand factor A domain-containing protein 1 isoform X1 — encoded protein: MMEWLGFSCLLFGVLLRPSNTQNVVPDAALNCCEGDILLLLDSSGSVSSYEFSRLLRFLSELLLPFSLGQGQVRVGLLQVGTEPHLEFGLDAHSTQPGLQGALQRTRQLQGDTNTEAALTLAQGLLARTGAGDETKLPKVLVWLTDGVEPGVVDGPMAELRTAGVSVLAVSTGHGNYQVLRRVVTAPIESHLYFVDIDDISIITEDLREAIIELIHAEGLRVVEVSSHSAVLQWRPVLSANTGFYEIHYNSMLPGGGKGQPSGGASSGVQYHRRTLPGDASWIELSGLQPDTSYTASLNPKSNQDYLNTLSANFTTLPEVLSPAVVTVSDSGPDRVRVSWGPLQPEQVQRYQIEYGALPSGQVHMVMLHGHQNTTLLTGLKQETQYLVTISALYSTGKEKALSVKACTQEVLPALADLQLTPVGRDEVQVRWRGHEEGLRGYWLSWERGETEIPSRPASSSLYLLPGSLSTLLTHLAPSSRVCVSPVYRTARGEGLCCTTHTQTGLTLRTQTHTHTGLPALYWT
- the LOC106565647 gene encoding von Willebrand factor A domain-containing protein 1 isoform X2 encodes the protein MMEWLGFSCLLFGVLLRPSNTQNVVPDAALNCCEGDILLLLDSSGSVSSYEFSRLLRFLSELLLPFSLGQGQVRVGLLQVGTEPHLEFGLDAHSTQPGLQGALQRTRQLQGDTNTEAALTLAQGLLARTGAGDETKLPKVLVWLTDGVEPGVVDGPMAELRTAGVSVLAVSTGHGNYQVLRRVVTAPIESHLYFVDIDDISIITEDLREAIIELIHAEGLRVVEVSSHSAVLQWRPVLSANTGFYEIHYNSMLPGGGKGQPSGGASSGVQYHRRTLPGDASWIELSGLQPDTSYTASLNPKSNQDYLNTLSANFTTLPEVLSPAVVTVSDSGPDRVRVSWGPLQPEQVQRYQIEYGALPSGQVHMVMLHGHQNTTLLTGLKQETQYLVTISALYSTGKEKALSVKACTQEVLPALADLQLTPVGRDEVQVRWRGHEEGLRGYWLSWERGETEIPSRPASSSLYLLPGSLSTLLTHLAPSSRVCVSPVYRTARGEGLCCTTHTQTGQYFAVINEICLQSES